CTTCTGTAAATTGGAATATTAGCAAGTACGTGATCTTTTATAGTCATTCTCTTTTGGTTAAGAGTCAAATGGGATGTAGAGAAAACTGTGGGACCACCCTCTGGATACAAATATAATGATTCAGTTTCATCTCCATGCGCAGACATCAGGAACCAAAGTAGACTTTTACTCATACAGGTCAATATATGCATATAAAGGGGGGAGAATTCTCCTAAAACATTGCTGGAAACGATGAGCAAGCATATGCTGTGGACAAATGGATTGTTTATTGGACTGAAGGCTCATGAACAAAGTTCccctttcattttgaaacaagTGGCAATAAAGCCAACTGCCACACCATCTTGGTCACAAGCTGCAATATCACTGAATACGATATAGTGATAGTGAGACATTTTCTTCTGCTCTGAGCCCACTCCATGTCGTCCCCTGTAGTGCTCCCATTAGATGCTCACACCCACCACACGCAGCCCTAATACATTCAATGCATCATATGGAACTTCGGGTACAGCTGTAATTGGAGGATAGAAAAGAGCAGGAGCTGTCCTCTACCTTCTGGTCTATGGCTAAGCTTCTCTGTGTGCTGGATGCTCCACTGTCTGAACTGTGATGGTACTCATGGATACTCAGGTCACTGctaagctgctgctggacacgGCTTGATCGGCATGTTAGACAGAACGGATCATCTGTGTCATGTATTGGTATCCATTTATTTTGCACCTCAATGGAGACACACATTTTACATCGGTGACTGTTTAGCTGTTTAAATAACTGCctcctgcctgccccccccccccccccccttcactggAACTATTGAGCGGACTCTCTTCATCAAGTCTAGAAATGATTGAGCAAAGAACCGTGGACACAGGGCTGAGCGAAGGATTGCCAGGGAGAGCTGATGATGCAGGTGAGGCGAGGTAAGGTAGGTGTTATGTTGTCTTGCCTCGtacaggtggtggtggggttgCAAGGGAGACTTAGGCCCCTGGGGCCCCAGGGGGCCCTGGGGACCGAGGACCAGGCTCTGGCCTCAGCAGGCTCATTTCTCTCTGTAGAACAGTAGGTACATCTTCAGAGGCTCGGGCAGCGGCAGGCCCAGGATCCTCTCTCTGAGGACGTTCACGGGCGGCTGGGGTCGGCGAAGCTCCCCggtctctttctcctcctcctcctcctcttcccgcccttcctcctcctcctcctcctcctcctgctgctgctcctcctcctcctcctcttcttcttcctcaaccatctcctcctcttccaccacCCTTACCACTCCCCTCCCTGCCCTACTGCTCCCCCGGATCTGCCACCTCGCATCCCTCTCAccggcttcctcctcttcctccgccctGCCTCCCTGGCTGTCGTTGCCGTCCAGAGGGGCGGGGCCAATGCCGCTGCTAGCAACAACCTGACGCGTAGCCAGGACGAGGCCGTTGCAGTGGCGGCGGTGGACGCGCCTGCGTTTAAAGCGAGGGCCGTACTTATGGAGCCTGGCCACAGCCAGACCCCTGCCCACGCTGAAGGAGGAGCCGCGGCCGCGGGACTGGCTGTCGGCTCCGCCCGTGGTCACTCGGAGGCTGTGGCGGATGCAGATACGCGTGAGCTCCTGTAGTGTCCGCACCTCGTACTTAGCTACGGAGAAAAGCACAGGACAACAGGGGAATTAAACACCTGGATAGACAGAGATTCTAATTAGCCACATTATTGCCGTTTAGTTGCACTCACGTAGTGGGACAGTCTTGGGTTTGCGACTCGTGCCGTGCTTCGGGAGTATCAGAGGGGCGAAGGACACAGAAATGATCTTTTTGGTCTCCCAGCTGTTTGGCCCTGTTCGAGTGATTTTGGTCAACTGCAGAAAAATCAACAGCAGGAAAtcaaagctttttcattttctttttgtgtgcgttAATTGGTTCCCAACTGCTCTACTATTTACCTTCTCCTCGAGAGGCATCACCAGAACACCCCCCAACTTGAGCAGGTTCTTCATGTAGTCCTCATGCTCCTTCTGAACCCCGGCGCCGCAGTACACGCGGTCATACTGACGGCTCTCTGAAGAAGGAATCTCCAGGCAATTCCCCGCAGCAAAGGACGGCTCACAGAATTCAAACCTAAAAGGGAATTCAGGAGCAATGAAAACACCCACCAACAGTAAAACGTCACTGACATTGGGACACATACTTGTCAAAGCTGTCGCTGGTTTTGATGAAGGAGTCGAGCTTCTGGTAAGCATAATCAATCACATCTGCATGCAACTCTATTCCGTGATTCACTCCAAAGGGCCCTGGAACAGTAAGCACAGGTCATCTCCCACATTGAAATCAGCCAACATTTAAAGCTGACCACATCCAGGCGGCGTTTGGTGCATAATATTGGAGAGTAAGACAATGaaatttacaaatttacaatttaacccTACAGTTTTAAATAGAAGGCCAAGAGCTaggaatataaaaaaagatccaaaatgaatggaaaattcaaattaaaaagtgTAGAGACAAACAGATAACAACACTCTACACTGTGTTGTgagtgcatgtgtatgtgcatgtggagtgtgaagggtGTGGAAAAAACGGGATCCTTTTCTCCTGAATATGACAAATCGTCTCACTCATGGCTGTAGTTAGTGATTTAAGCAGAAGAGCACGCCTCGTGGTGGTCATTataatgtgtgttgtttgtcagtttaaattgttttcaattCATATTGCAGTTATTATAGTAATGGAATTACTGTACAGATGAGTTTTAAGCAAATTAGATGTTAAAGCCTTGGGGAAGGATGCTTAATCTCCAAattttctccccaaagagggtttCTTTGATTTTCTCCTGATGTAAGACAGCTCTGCGAGGCAAATATTTTGATTTGGATCATATGATATGAGTTATTATAAACATAATTGTTCAAATGTGATGGGACTGTGAGGATTTaagatgttttattattaaagtgTACTAGCTATTAGATGATATCCATATTATACATGCTTTGTTGACATGTTGACATGAAGAAGCTAGAAGCCAAAGGTGTGTTCATTGAAAGTACTGTAATATTAACTGCATATataggagtggtcaggtcagtaAGGCATTTCAGATAAAACCAGGCTTGAATGTGCTGCCAATCACATACGACTGAAACACAATATTCCCATCCTACCAgagccatcgtactagagggtctctccggtgctcccttcgagcccatggcggaggtcgcagtgaagtatgtggctcttaagaccctcttcctgcttgctatttcttccctcaaaagagttggagatatgcaagccctctcggtggccccatcgtgcttggaatttgcacccggtattcaattcattttattttgtatagcccaaaatcgcaaattacaaattagcctcagagggctttacagtctggtatggtgaaggcgttcttactaccttcccctggctatattcctaaggtccaGTCCGcttcggtcgggcctattgtgctgcaggctttctgtcctcccccgttcctgacgtcAGACCAGGcaaagctcaacctcctctgcccagtcagagccctagacctgtacgtccgcaggaccgccctgtgtaggctctccgaacagctgttcgtgtgATAGCGGCCCTCCCAATACTGGCGGcccggtgactaagcagaggatgagcaagtgggtggttgaggccatcacacttgcttatgaatcggctgGTCTGccagcacctttggctgtccgggcccattctaccaggggtatggcggcttctaaagcccttttttcgggaaaagtatcgctacacgacgtttgcatggaggcaggctggtcctctcctcACACGTTCGTGAGATTTTACCGCCTTGACCTTAACTATACGCCTGGAGCacaggcgttcccacagcgtttttatgcagcgtctcgttcccttcaggaaACCCCGGTTACATACGCAACCGGAGAcgttctttccctcctcacatGTTTGTGGATGggggttacatctgatggtggttgtccctgcagtgtgtACGTACTGTAAAACCCTCTGAGGGAACATCTCTCAGTGTGTTTACCTAGAAGAACCATTAGAAAGACACCACATACCCAGTATGAGGCCGACCAGGGTGCTGAGGTAGCCGGTGCCACTGCCCAGGTTGAGGAAGGAGAGGCCCGGGT
This sequence is a window from Pungitius pungitius chromosome 1, fPunPun2.1, whole genome shotgun sequence. Protein-coding genes within it:
- the LOC119222737 gene encoding protein-L-isoaspartate O-methyltransferase domain-containing protein 2-like encodes the protein MGGAVSAGEDNDDLIDNLKEAYYIRSDLVERAFRAIDRADYYLEEYRDNAYKDLAWRHGKIHLSAPCIYSEVMEALDLHPGLSFLNLGSGTGYLSTLVGLILGPFGVNHGIELHADVIDYAYQKLDSFIKTSDSFDKFEFCEPSFAAGNCLEIPSSESRQYDRVYCGAGVQKEHEDYMKNLLKLGGVLVMPLEEKLTKITRTGPNSWETKKIISVSFAPLILPKHGTSRKPKTVPLPKYEVRTLQELTRICIRHSLRVTTGGADSQSRGRGSSFSVGRGLAVARLHKYGPRFKRRRVHRRHCNGLVLATRQVVASSGIGPAPLDGNDSQGGRAEEEEEAGERDARWQIRGSSRAGRGVVRVVEEEEMVEEEEEEEEEEQQQEEEEEEEEGREEEEEEEKETGELRRPQPPVNVLRERILGLPLPEPLKMYLLFYREK